A stretch of the Osmerus eperlanus chromosome 10, fOsmEpe2.1, whole genome shotgun sequence genome encodes the following:
- the slc6a2 gene encoding sodium-dependent noradrenaline transporter, which yields MNIQVLPEHKLSSVAPLKQCNVEKKEVELILVKDQNGVQYTSSSVIPNCSGGPPEDDERETWGKKIDFLLSVIGFAVDLANVWRFPYLCYKNGGGAFLIPYILFLVIAGMPLFYMELALGQYNREGAATVWKICPVFKGVGYTVIIIALYVGFYYNVIIAWSLYYLFSSMTSELPWLHCNNSWNSENCTLPKHFNGSFLANGTSYAKFKITPAAEYYERGVLHLHESRGIQDLGLPRWELTLCLVVVVFILYFSLWKGVKSSGKVVYITATMPYVVLFVLLIRGITLPGAMDGIRAYLHIDFNMLNNPKVWIDAATQIFYSLGAGFGVLIAFASYNKFDNNCYRDALLTSTVNCVTSFFSGFAIFSVLGYMADKHGVKIEDVATDGAGLVFIIYPEAISTLPGSTFWAIVFFIMLLTLGIDSSMGGMEAVITGLTDDFKILKRNRKLFTFATAFGTFLVALFCITNGGIYVLTLLDNYAAGTSILFAVLIEAIGVSWFYGVDRFSEDIERMMGFKPGLYWRLCWKFVSPAFLLFVVVASIVTSTGLNYDDYVFPQWSNVVGWGVAMSSMLLVPIYAIYKFCSVSGTFKQRIAYCITPEHEHHLVAEGNIRQFTLKHWLAI from the exons ATGAACATCCAAGTGCTGCCAGAACATAAGCTCTCATCAGTCGCCCCGCTTAAACAGTGCAATGTGGAAAAAAAGGAAGTTGAGCTGATACTGGTGAAGGACCAGAATGGGGTCCAGTACACTAGCTCGTCTGTCATCCCCAACTGCAGTGGCGGCCCCCCTGAAGATGATGAAAGGGAAACTTGGGGAAAGAAAATTGACTTTCTACTGTCTGTTATAGGCTTTGCAGTGGACTTGGCCAATGTGTGGAGATTCCCTTACTTGTGTTACAAGAATGGAGGAG GTGCCTTTTTGATCCCTTACATTCTGTTCCTGGTCATTGCTGGGATGCCCTTATTCTACATGGAGTTAGCCTTGGGCCAGTACAACAGAGAAGGGGCCGCCACAGTCTGGAAGATATGCCCTGTGTTTAAAG GTGTGGGCTATACTGTCATCATCATCGCCCTGTACGTTGGCTTCTACTACAACGTCATCATAGCTTGGTCTCTCTACTACCTGTTCTCGTCCATGACCAGCGAGCTGCCATGGCTTCACTGTAACAACAGCTGGAACAGCGAGAACTGTACTCTCCCCAAGCACTTCAACGGCTCGTTCTTGGCCAATGGGACATCCTACGCCAAGTTTAAGATCACGCCGGCGGCGGAGTACTATGA gcGGGGTGTGTTGCATCTCCATGAGAGCAGGGGCATCCAGGACCTGGGCTTACCCCGCTGGGAGCTCACTCTATGTCTTGTGGTTGTGGTCTTCATCCTATACTTCAGCCTGTGGAAGGGCGTTAAGTCCTCAGGCAAG GTGGTGTACATCACAGCCACTATGCCCTACGTGGTGCTGTTTGTGTTGTTGATCCGAGGCATCACTCTGCCAGGTGCCATGGACGGCATACGGGCCTACCTCCACATCGACTTCAACATGCTCAATAACCCcaag GTGTGGATCGATGCTGCCACACAGATCTTCTACTCTCTAGGAGCAGGCTTCGGGGTGCTCATCGCCTTCGCCAGCTACAACAAATTCGACAACAACTGCTACAG GGATGCTCTCCTGACCAGTACAGTGAACTGTGTCACCAGCTTCTTCTCAGGGTTTGCCATCTTTTCTGTGCTGGGTTACATGGCTGACAAACATGGCGTGAAAATAGAGGACGTAGCCACAgatg GGGCAGGACTGGTGTTCATTATCTACCCAGAGGCCATCTCCACTTTGCCCGGTTCTACGTTTTGGGCCATCGTATTCTTCATCATGCTGCTGACGCTGGGTATCGACAGCTCT ATGGGCGGTATGGAGGCAGTAATTACAGGCCTCACTGACGACTTCAAAATCCTCAAGAGGAACAGGAAACTGTTCACCTTCGCCACTGCATTCGGCACTTTCCTGGTCGCCTTGTTCTGCATCACTAAC GGAGGCATCTATGTCCTTACTCTACTAGATAACTACGCAGCAGGAACCTCTATACTGTTTGCGGTGCTGATCGAAGCTATAGGGGTGTCCTGGTTTTACG GAGTGGACCGTTTCAGTGAGGATATTGAGCGCATGATGGGCTTCAAGCCAGGTCTCTACTGGAGGCTGTGCTGGAAATTTGTCAGCCCAGCCTTCCTGCTG tTTGTGGTGGTTGCCAGCATCGTGACCTCAACTGGCCTGAATTACGATGACTATGTCTTCCCTCAGTGGTCCAACGTGGTTGGCTGGGGTGTGGCCATGTCCTCTATGCTCTTGGTCCCCATCTACGCCATCTACAAGTTTTGCAGCGTGTCAGGCACTTTCAAACAG AGGATAGCTTACTGCATCACACCTGAACATGAACATCACCTAGTGGCCGAGGGGAACATCAGGCAGTTCACG CTTAAGCACTGGTTGGCCATCTGA